Proteins found in one Leguminivora glycinivorella isolate SPB_JAAS2020 chromosome 4, LegGlyc_1.1, whole genome shotgun sequence genomic segment:
- the LOC125225418 gene encoding solute carrier organic anion transporter family member 4A1-like isoform X2, producing MVVNGFVNVVITTIEKRFGLRSMQTGVIAGGYDMASFICLAPVTYLGGRQGASKPRWLGWGALVMGAGSLMFALPHFLVPPYRAAHKEQLDVCHGNSTVSSYLCEDSGPAEGGSWAVAIFVLAQLLHGAGATPLFTLGVTYIDENVSKKMSSVYLGVYYTMAVVGPALGYVVGGQMLKIYTDFVTVDSEALGITPVSSVWIGAWWIGFLLSALLCLIVAVPLLAFPYELPGAEEIRNSKVSEAHDSASKSAAFSSLRELPRAATALLRNPTFLFLNLAGASEGMLISGFAAFLPKLIENQFAVSASEAALLLGVITVPAGGGGTFLGGWLVKRWNLACAGIIKLCVAATLVAAAFTFSFVLTCDDYPFAGVTVGYNSPSVAGSDRLAAACNTNCRCSGSTFAPVCGADGIVYYSPCHAGCSTGVLAGAAQLYSDCACIGNGTSLYSVPDSNVSVPYEAINSICSSSCPYLWLFVFLSFCVMLFTFIATMPALSATLRCVREDQRSFALGIQWIKVRLLGTIPAPLLFGFLIDLSCSLWARTCDRSGACLLYDNYNMSRYMLALALLGKLCSLLFFFLAWWFYRPPGGKTGNAVVPSVDLVVCAEKANGVANGNVPNVANGEKVGNGYCNAALECSEHL from the exons ATGGTCGTGAATGGGTTCGTGAACGTGGTGATTACGACTATTGAGAAGAGGTTCGGACTCAGGTCTATGCAGACGGGAGTTATTGCTGGGGG GTACGACATGGCATCCTTCATCTGCCTAGCACCCGTAACTTACCTGGGGGGGCGGCAGGGGGCCTCCAAGCCCCGCTGGCTGGGCTGGGGAGCCCTCGTCATGGGCGCGGGTTCGCTCATGTTCGCGCTGCCGCACTTCCTGGTCCCACCCTACAGGGCAGCCCATAAGGAGCAGTTGGATGTGTGCCATGGGAACAGTACTGTG TCATCGTACCTCTGCGAGGATTCCGGACCAGCCGAAGGTGGATCCTGGGCGGTGGCTATCTTCGTACTAGCTCAACTGTTACACGGCGCTGGGGCCACACCACTCTTCACACTAGGAGTCACCTATATCGATGAGAATGTTTCAAAGAAGATGTCATCGGTGTATCTTG GTGTATACTACACAATGGCGGTGGTGGGCCCAGCGTTGGGCTATGTTGTGGGGGGACAGATGCTCAAGATCTATACGGATTTCGTTACTGTGGACTCCGAAGC TCTCGGTATAACTCCAGTGAGCTCCGTGTGGATTGGCGCGTGGTGGATCGGATTTCTGCTGTCAGCTCTCCTCTGCCTTATAGTTGCAGTGCCACTGCTGGCCTTCCCTTACGAGCTACCAG GTGCCGAAGAGATCCGTAACTCCAAAGTCTCCGAAGCCCACGACTCAGCCTCCAAATCCGCGGCTTTCAGCTCACTTCGTGAACTGCCTCGAGCGGCAACAGCACTCCTTCGGAACCCTACGTTCCTGTTCCTTAATCTGGCTGGCGCTAGTGAGGGAATGCTGATTTCTGGCTTCGCTGCGTTCCTGCCTAAGCTGATTGAGAACCAGTTTGCTGTCAGCGCGTCCGAAGCTGCTTTGCTGCTAG GAGTCATCACAGTCCCCGCCGGCGGAGGCGGTACCTTCCTCGGCGGCTGGCTCGTCAAACGCTGGAACCTGGCCTGTGCTGGCATCATCAAGCTTTGCGTGGCTGCTACGCTGGTCGCAGCTGCGTTTACCTTCAGCTTCGTGCTGACGTGTGATGATTATCCGTTTGCTGGAGTCACTGTGGGATATAACTCACCTAGTGTGGCTGG CTCTGACCGATTGGCGGCGGCCTGCAACACAAACTGCAGGTGCTCCGGGTCTACCTTCGCGCCCGTCTGCGGGGCCGACGGCATAGTTTACTACTCCCCCTGCCACGCCGGCTGCAGCACGGGAGTGTTGGCTGGAGCAGCTCAGTTGTACAGCGACTGTGCTTGCATCGGGAATGGGACCTCACTGTATAGTGTTCCAG ATTCGAACGTGTCAGTCCCGTACGAAGCTATCAACAGCATCTGCAGCTCATCCTGCCCGTATCTGTGGCTGTTTGTGTTCCTCTCCTTCTGTGTTATGCTGTTCACATTCATAGCGACCATGCCTGCCCTTTCTGCCACACTCAG ATGCGTACGCGAAGACCAGCGTTCCTTCGCCCTCGGTATCCAGTGGATCAAGGTTCGACTCCTCGGCACTATTCCAGCTCCACTGCTCTTCGGATTCCTGATCGACTTATCATGTTCGTTGTGGGCGCGAACTTGTGACCGTTCTGGGGCTTGCTTGCTGTATGACAACTATAATATGAGCAG GTACATGCTAGCCCTAGCCCTCCTAGGCAAGCTCTGTTCTcttctcttcttcttcctcgccTGGTGGTTCTACAGACCGCCGGGCGGCAAGACGGGCAACGCCGTCGTACCGTCCGTAGACCTCGTCGTCTGCGCAGAGAAGGCCAACGGGGTTGCTAACGGGAATGTTCCCAATGTTGCCAATGGGGAAAAAGTGGGGAACGGATATTGTAACGCGGCGTTGGAGTGTAGTGAGCATTTGTAA